The sequence CTCCCAAATGACACGGCAGACATCTGGGATAATTTCTGCCACTGTGGAGATCCCCACCCGGTAACTGGAGGCAATGGTGGTGTAAGCATCACCAGTTGCCGGGTATCTGTGGAAAATTTAGACAAGTGTCTTAAGTACAAAACAGTTTGACTGACATGACCAAAGCAATTGatgaaagacaaatgaaatgataaaataagaCAATTGTACATAAGGATTTACATGGATGTACCAAACCATTTGCtatttgtaaataataataataataataataataataataatagtagtaataataatgagaaactGCTTTTATGATGTGCACAAGTAACTAGATGATGTGTAGGttgtaaaaatagttttaagaATTTTAAGTCTGATCTGAGAAATACTCCAAAGCTCCAAATGTATGGaattattctgtattttaaagtaCATGGTACATTTATGGTATTGTAGTGCTAGCAACCCTATAGGCCTACTGCAGAGATGTTGACATAAACTGTCATGACATATTGCCATTAATCTACACACTTGTAAATCATTGCTTTTTCATATTATCACCCACCTCAGACAAATTGCCAGGCATTCTGTTGGAGTGATCGGCTTCCTGAAGTTCATCCTCATTTTTGTGAGCCTTGGTGCTAATTCCCCAAATTGCTCCCAACTCTATTTGAAGTACACCTGAAAATGGTTGGTGTacagctgcagctcctgaaCGAGCCTAAATTCTTCCCACCTCCTGCCTTTGTTTAAGGATGTCATGGACCTACACCCTCTTCTTTTTTGCCGCAGCTcgtctcttcctcctcatcagCACCACTAAAGCCAGAGCTTTTCAGAGATGCAGAAAGATACATGGTAATTACAAAACCGCTGCTCGAAAAACTAGCCTCTGCTACTACCTGCTAACCACTTCCTGGAAATCTTTTTGGTTGCCTAGTAACTGGCGCCCACGATTTGCATGTTTGCGCTCTCCCCCCCTGCACTGCGCCCAACCTCCTATCTGAAAGTCCTATCTGAAAGCACCTtaagtctttctgccactcagtgggtgcAACCCGCAGTGACTCTGcctactgtgatgtcacatgtaTCACCTCTATTGGCTGTATaaggtcctcgccccctctgcaatgagccatcggctccgcccctggggacaagctagctagcctgctTGTTTCTACTACCTCTGTTGAGTTTTTAGATGCCAAAATTTGTAGCTTTGAGGTAGCTCCTGCAAATGAAACCTTTCTAAAAACTCACTGCCTGACAGAACACAGTGCCATGAGACAACTGACACAATCACTACAGTTGTAAAGTGTCTTAGGCCATGTAATTAACAGTAATCTGAAGTGGTAGCAATGTTTTAAACCTAATATTAGCCAACTATAGACCACAAAGTTTTAGCATTGCAAACTTGCCTGGATGTTGATTGAATAGACACCCTGACAATGACATGACAGCACTGACTGATGTTGCCTTCAGCTCTATGTGGTCGCAGTCGATGTGAATTCATGAAGAACAGAACTGACAGCTGACAAGGCGACAACCACTTTCACATAAACCTGTCTGTGGTCAGTTCCCAAATCAGATTTGGAAATTGTATAAGACTATTACTTTGGAAATCTCCAGTTAAGCAGCCATCTTTTGCTATAGTCATCCctccaaacaaaaatacttgAACCAACATTATTTCTATGTTGGCCATTAACAGTACATGGTGAGTACATGGTGATTTCATCAcatattttgtttgtctgaTTTAGCAtcaagtatgttttttttaaccagttttCACTTTGGACATTGGTTGAattatctttatttaaacaagtttattgagaaatgtttttaataatatgttGTGCTTGGAGTCACATGGGATCTCCAAGCAAGATGGAAGCACTCTAGGAGATCTCATAGGACTCAACAATAAATTGTTGTCctcaacatcaaaatatttcaagacaACTGCTGCTCTCCGCATGGCTACAAATTCCCTGCTATTCAAGAATGACTTGCCAAGGTATCCAACATGGAGGACATTACTACATAGCAGGGGAGCgataatgaatgaaatatgacatgGGTGGAGATTGTGAAATTGTACTGAAAATCTTGAGAACAGAGGCTGCCTCAACAATGTCAGAtcaaatgcctttgaatgctcgtttcccattatcttaatcaggtgtgtccaaacttttgactgcaactgtacatttctgttctgtcttcTCTCCATCCCCTGTCTGCTCCACCTCCTGCTGGAGCTTCAGAATGCTTCTGCAGTGCTGCCACCTGCTGATATACCTACTGCAAAGTACTGGCCATCACTgcactcctttttttcctccagatgGATGATCCCCAGTCATGACCTACCCGAGACCACCAAGTCATCCCGTCCACCTCACTGATTATGTTagcatttccattattttctctTCAGAGTAAGGATAAATCAAATtctaaaatctgaaatatgcTCCAGAAACTAGATGccccttttattttttcatgtggaTGCTTGGTTCAGTCTGCCCcatataacataataatataGGAGTAATAACGTCCattcaaaaaaaatgaagtaatgaacaaatttatttgtcataaaatgtaaataacaataacaaaaaacataagtGGTGAGAAAAGCTGAGAATCTCAGGTCAATGTTAAAAACTAAGACCCGTAATTAGCTTCATCAAATGCTTTGCGTGCTCTCTTCAGTTCTTCATTCATTGTTAGGAGATCCTTAACTCTGGCAAACTTCCTGGGATCTTTTCTGATAAGAAAAACAATGTCTTCCACTTGGACACGACCTTGCCTTCCAATTGACATAGCTTTGTGTGTCTGcgaattgaaaatgaaattctgaatCAGACTCCTTATTAATCCTGCCATTTACAACATTCAACTATTAACCTGATTGACACTGAACATATCTAGCGTGGCTAAGGTTATTATGCCTGTTACATATTAAGTATGCATcaaatatatgaatgtatatacatgtattaaatatccctcttttttcactttttatctcTCAATTTAGTTCACTCTGAAATACAAAAGAAACTGTTCTTCCTCATGATAATGTAAAATGACCAATTTACAAGAAACGGCTCTAGTGACTGGTGACATTTGCCCCTTGAGACCAacatatattcatttgtaaGGGTCAAAATCTATTTTACAGGTCTCCCAAGAAACTCAGATGGAAAAGGTATTTGTTTCTAGGAAAGGCTTAACCCCGGGTTAAAAACTTGTCATGTCATTTGGCAACAAGACCCCAAAAATTGCCTTTGTTCCACTGGGAAAAGAACTCGTAGGTGTGCCCTCGACACCCTGGGAATCTGGTTGGCCCTTATTACATTAAATAGTCATGGTAAGTGTGCGTGTATCTCAGAGGATTTCCTGTGCTCCTACTTGGGTTCAACAGCTGTCAGTGAAGTGGCGATAAGCTCAAATGCATGGCAGCTACTAAAGTCTGGTTAAAGAAATAGTAAACAATCAATTTCAACTTACATCACCCAAAGAAGCAAAGATAACCCAAAAATCAGTTCATCATGCGGGAGTATTTAGTTTAAAAAGTAGTTCTAGTAATTTATACATTAATGTTTATCATTCATTAGCTTTTCAGAGGTTAGACACCTTTAAGACACCTTCTGTCTTTACCCAACTAAGCAAAATTAAGTTGCCACAAAAATGTCTTGCTTTACACTGTGGATACAGGTGACAAATAGTGTACCTGTACTAGTCAGAAGTAACATGTTGCCAACTGGATACACAAGAGGCACCCCACTACTGTCTAGTGCCTCTGAATGTGGCAAACCACTACACTTCAGCGTATGTGTTGGATCCAGTGGCATATTCCATGCATTTCAGCCGGCAAATACATTCTTTTAGGTAGGATGAACTTGTAGAAATACAGGTTGAAGTCTTACCATTTCTGTGATAAATTCTATCACAAGGTCCTCCAATATATCCACAGATTCAGTGTATGGATTTTGGTCATCACCAAATCCATACATCATGCATCGAACTGTTATGGGGAAGTAAAAGAAATTAATGATCAAattagaacaaaaaacaaaaaaatgttacacttggGTTTATGGGTTTAGTAAAAAGACAATAGGTATTCAAATATAGATCCTTCTgaataaaatgttgatatttgtACTTCCTATTTTTCAAGTTTTCTGACAGGGAAATTGTCTGGTAGAGCCCCACTTTCAGACAATGATGTGGCTGAAAAGGAACACAGAAACAGTAATGATACCTCCTTAGGTGCCTGCACTGGTGTTGATACAGTGTGATACGCACACGTCCTAAGACTTTACCTTTTTTCACTGGTCTGTGTGAACACAGTTTGCACGTACAGGAGATACAATTCCACTTCTCCACTTTGCACTATAGTCTTTAAAACTCAACACAAAGTAATTACATACTATATCCCCACAAACTGAGTAACAAAGATGGAGGGTAGTTGCCCTGTCCTCCAAAAGCCCATCACAGTCAGAACTCTCTCACTTCCTTATACCAAACCCACACAGgacaaactgaaaaaacaaaatacaacacaaatgcatcaaaaagcacaaactataaacaaaaataaaacattttcaagttaACTTAACATTTTCAACTTTCCAGTTAGGTACTCTTAACCTTGCCTGTGTTTTCAAAgttacaatttattttaagtTCTTTTTTGAAGTAGGTAACAAATGACATTGACAGACTGCATCTACCTATATCACAGAAACCCTAAAAATCCATTTctataattttaatatattttaattgctgATTTCAGAATTCTTTGCATAGTTACTAGACAGCTTTCAAATCATCTGTatcaaagaaatgaatgttaaCGGCTGTGAGCAATAGTTAATAAATGTAGTCAGCTATGGTCTTCTGATCTCCTGTAGCATAGTAAGACTAGTGCTGACTACAGCTGTCAAAGAATATTCTAAATGCGAATATAAATTTGAATTgttgaaagaaacaaatattcgaatgttaaaattaatattcgtttgtataaataaatattatttaggaaaaaaaatattgctgctGTGTAGCGAGTTCTCACGTGGGCGTaaaccactgctgcactgcatgATGGACACAAGAGTCGATACACAGCGCACGTGAGCGTCATGGTGGAAAGAGAGATTTGCACACCAGGCAACCTTAAAAGCCCTATTTGGAGGTACTTTGGATGTTGGTTGGTGGG comes from Megalops cyprinoides isolate fMegCyp1 chromosome 3, fMegCyp1.pri, whole genome shotgun sequence and encodes:
- the taf13 gene encoding transcription initiation factor TFIID subunit 13, giving the protein MAEEEDDTGFEEDVEDGGNGVDGGHGKRKRLFSKELRCMMYGFGDDQNPYTESVDILEDLVIEFITEMTHKAMSIGRQGRVQVEDIVFLIRKDPRKFARVKDLLTMNEELKRARKAFDEANYGS